A genomic stretch from Penaeus vannamei isolate JL-2024 chromosome 6, ASM4276789v1, whole genome shotgun sequence includes:
- the LOC113802225 gene encoding uncharacterized protein isoform X1: MEEAEKNGEVEVYQTFELSDGARTVTILASKEEEERISRGRYFSCYSTLETFSRVEGPATTKKRSFTVIIRQCNDQAYATQRFLSAVGEYHVEEGEEDFNHNATLLLIECIRDRFDKFTSCRQERNQVYREIQEEFRSYGYNLSIEKIRSKWNNLVTTYKRIKERHKAGLAGKRVWDYFQPLDELLSPTYEASGPAGLSLLTGKLEKNEQQSSGSHSTFQKISLSPEPSFSPPLACSPVTHTTISIPSTSSTQELKRKHSDSMLGQEQIADRGEKRQEMMEQYFHQMKEKDVKEDEYRIRKEKRDRMKVRALQKIGKELEIIAKTQLDLLKKQDVILEVLKKGSK, encoded by the exons ATGGAAGAAGCTGAGAAGAACGGAGAGGTAGAGGTGTATCAGACCTTCGAATTATCTGACGGAGCTCGCACTGTCACCATTTTGGcttcaaaagaggaagaagaacggatAAGCAGAGGTCGGTATTTCTCTTGTTATTCCACTTTAGAGACATTTTCACGAGTCGAAGGTCCTGCAACCACCAAAAAACGCTCCTTTACAGTGATTATTCGACAGTGCAACG ACCAGGCCTATGCTACACAGAGGTTCCTCTCGGCTGTGGGTGAATACCATGTTGAGGAAGGAG AAGAAGACTTCAACCACAATGCTACCTTACTCCTAATTGAATGCATCCGTGATAGATTTGACAAGTTTACATCATGCAGGCAGGAAAGAAATCAAGTGTACAGAGAGATCCAAGAAGAGTTTAGATCATATGGGTATAACTTATCAATTGAAAAAATACGGAGCAAGTGGAATAATCTCGTTACAACATacaagagaatcaaagagaggcACAAGGCAGGGCTTGCTGGTAAAAGAGTTTGGGACTATTTCCAG CCCTTAGATGAGCTCCTCAGCCCTACTTACGAAGCATCAGGACCAGCTGGATTGTCACTCCTCACCGGAAAGTTGGAGAAGAATGAACAACAATCATCAGGCTCACATAGTACTTTCCAAAAAATCTCTTTATCTCCAGAACCCTCCTTTTCACCTCCCCTTGCTTGCTCACCTGTGACACACACAACAATCTCAATTCCCTCCACATCAAGTACGCAGGAATTGAAAAGGAAGCATTCAGACTCAATGCTGGGTCAAGAACAGATTGCAGACCGAGGGGAAAAGAGACAGGAGATGATGGAGCAATATTTTCaccaaatgaaagaaaaggatgtTAAAGAAGATGAATataggataagaaaagagaagagggacaggATGAAAGTAAGAGCTTtacaaaaaataggaaaagaattaGAAATAATTGCCAAAACACAATTAGATCTTTTAAAGAAACAAGATGTTATTCTTGAAGTATTAAAAAAAGGTAGTAAAT
- the LOC113802225 gene encoding uncharacterized protein isoform X2 yields MEEAEKNGEVEVYQTFELSDGARTVTILASKEEEERISRDQAYATQRFLSAVGEYHVEEGEEDFNHNATLLLIECIRDRFDKFTSCRQERNQVYREIQEEFRSYGYNLSIEKIRSKWNNLVTTYKRIKERHKAGLAGKRVWDYFQPLDELLSPTYEASGPAGLSLLTGKLEKNEQQSSGSHSTFQKISLSPEPSFSPPLACSPVTHTTISIPSTSSTQELKRKHSDSMLGQEQIADRGEKRQEMMEQYFHQMKEKDVKEDEYRIRKEKRDRMKVRALQKIGKELEIIAKTQLDLLKKQDVILEVLKKGSK; encoded by the exons ATGGAAGAAGCTGAGAAGAACGGAGAGGTAGAGGTGTATCAGACCTTCGAATTATCTGACGGAGCTCGCACTGTCACCATTTTGGcttcaaaagaggaagaagaacggatAAGCAGAG ACCAGGCCTATGCTACACAGAGGTTCCTCTCGGCTGTGGGTGAATACCATGTTGAGGAAGGAG AAGAAGACTTCAACCACAATGCTACCTTACTCCTAATTGAATGCATCCGTGATAGATTTGACAAGTTTACATCATGCAGGCAGGAAAGAAATCAAGTGTACAGAGAGATCCAAGAAGAGTTTAGATCATATGGGTATAACTTATCAATTGAAAAAATACGGAGCAAGTGGAATAATCTCGTTACAACATacaagagaatcaaagagaggcACAAGGCAGGGCTTGCTGGTAAAAGAGTTTGGGACTATTTCCAG CCCTTAGATGAGCTCCTCAGCCCTACTTACGAAGCATCAGGACCAGCTGGATTGTCACTCCTCACCGGAAAGTTGGAGAAGAATGAACAACAATCATCAGGCTCACATAGTACTTTCCAAAAAATCTCTTTATCTCCAGAACCCTCCTTTTCACCTCCCCTTGCTTGCTCACCTGTGACACACACAACAATCTCAATTCCCTCCACATCAAGTACGCAGGAATTGAAAAGGAAGCATTCAGACTCAATGCTGGGTCAAGAACAGATTGCAGACCGAGGGGAAAAGAGACAGGAGATGATGGAGCAATATTTTCaccaaatgaaagaaaaggatgtTAAAGAAGATGAATataggataagaaaagagaagagggacaggATGAAAGTAAGAGCTTtacaaaaaataggaaaagaattaGAAATAATTGCCAAAACACAATTAGATCTTTTAAAGAAACAAGATGTTATTCTTGAAGTATTAAAAAAAGGTAGTAAAT